GCCGCTGCCGCTCGGCTGCAACGGCATCCGTCGCGACCTCGACGAGCCGCTGAAGCTCCGGCTCTGCCGCCTGCTCACCGAGAGCATCGAGTACGCCCTGGCGCACCGCCAGGAGGCGCTGGCCTACGCGGTGCGCTACGCCCGCGAGCTCGAGGCCGATCCGGAGCGCAGCGATCGCTTCGTCGGCATGTACGTCAACGACTGGACGCGCGCGTACGGCGACGCCGGCCGCGCTGCGGTCCAGGCGCTGCTCGACCGCGCCCATGCTGCCGGCCTGCTGCCGCACGCGATCACCGCCGAGTTCCTCCCGGAGTGAACGCGACGCGGGGCATCGAAGCGATCGTCTTCGACCTCGACGGTACCCTCGTCGATTCGCGCGGCGATCTCGCCGCCGCAGTGGACGCGGTGCGCGCCGGCCTGGGCCTGCCCCCTCTCGCGCCCGGGGCGATCGAATCGATGGTCGGGGAGGGGGCGCGCCTCCTCGTCGAGCGGGCGCTGGGCGGCGAGCGCCGCAAGTCGGTCCTCGACCCGGCGATCGACGAGTTCTTCCGGCACTACGACCGGCTCTGCCTCGCGACGACGCGGCCCTACCCGGGGGTGGAGCCGGCGCTGGCGACCCTGGCGGCTCAGTGTCCGCTCGCCGTGTTGACCAACAAGCCGGAGCGATTCGCCGTGCGGATCGTCGAGGCGCTCGGCTTGGGGCGGTACGTTGCGACCGTGGTCGGTGGCGATTCGCTGGCGGTGCGCAAGCCCGACCCGGCGACGCTGCGCCATGTCGCGAGCTCGTTGGGGGTGGAGGTGCACCGGATCTTGATGGTCGGTGACAGCCGGATCGACGCCGAGGCCGCGGCGCAGGCCGGGTCGCTTTTCGTTCACGTTCGTTGGGGATACGGGCGCAACCAGGCTGCGGAGGAGGTCGGGGCGCTCGGCGGTCTCGACGACCCGGAGCGGATGGCGGAGCAGTTGACCGGCCTGCTCGCCGAACGGCGAGTGGCCAGCGCCGGAGCCATCTAGTCCCGAGGGTCCGGGCGGGGAGCGTCTGGGCGCAGGTCGGGAGAGCTCGATGGAGACCGGAGATCCAGGGTCGGTGGGCGTCGTCCAAGCCGTGGCGGGATGGCGGCGAAGCCTGGCACTCGTTGCCGTCTTTCTCCTGGCGCTTCTCGGGGCCTGGCTCTTCGCCGCGCGCGCGCCGGTTCTCGTCGACACCGACTCGTACTACCACCTCGCCGTCGCCCGCGTCCTGCGATTCGAAGGCTGGCCGGCGGAGTTCCGCTGGGCTCGTCTCAGTCTGCTCGGTCCACCGGGCGGTTTTCCCGACAAAGAGCCGCTGTTCCATCTCCTCCTGGCCCCCTTGGTCGGGGAGGGGCCGTCGACCGCCGGCGGCAGGCTGGGTCTTGCCCTCCTGGCTGCTGCCATCGCGGTGGCCATCGCCGTGCCGGCGCGGCGTCTCGTCGGTCCGGTCGGTTTGGCTCTCCCCTTCGCGCTCGTCCTGCTCGCGCTCGACGTGCCGGATCGGTTGATGCGGCTGCGACCCGAGCTTCTGTCGCTGCTCCTGTTGTTGCTGGCCGCCGAGCTCACCGCCCGGGGACGGGACCGACTCGTCGGCGCGGTCGCCTTCCTCTACGTGCTTTCCTACACCGCATTCCACCTGCTGCTGGCGCTCGTCGCCCTCTGGTTCCTCTGGCGGGGTCTGGTCGCGCGTCGATGGAGCTGGGCCCTACCGCTCTACGCGGGGCTGGGGACGGGCCTGGGTCTCCTGGTGCATCCGGCCTTCCCGCGCAACCTCGAGCTCTGGGCGGTGCAGAACGTCTTCCTCTTCGGTTTCGTCGAGAAGTTGGGCGCCGGGGGGCAGGAGCTGCGCTCGGCGACCTCCGCGGAGCTCTTGACGAAGAACCTCGGATGGTGGCTCGCCGCAGCGCTCGTCCTTGCGCTGCGCGGCCGCACGACCGCGGAGGATCCGGAATCGTCGCGGCACGAATTCTCGCCGTT
This genomic window from Holophagales bacterium contains:
- a CDS encoding HAD-IA family hydrolase, yielding MNATRGIEAIVFDLDGTLVDSRGDLAAAVDAVRAGLGLPPLAPGAIESMVGEGARLLVERALGGERRKSVLDPAIDEFFRHYDRLCLATTRPYPGVEPALATLAAQCPLAVLTNKPERFAVRIVEALGLGRYVATVVGGDSLAVRKPDPATLRHVASSLGVEVHRILMVGDSRIDAEAAAQAGSLFVHVRWGYGRNQAAEEVGALGGLDDPERMAEQLTGLLAERRVASAGAI